The genomic interval GCTGCTGATCGCGTCCGGGGCCGACGTGCACGTGATCAGCCGCGCCGTCACCCCGGCCGTGGAGGGCATGGCGGCCTCCGGGCAACTGACCCTGCAACTGCGCGACTACGCCGACGGCGATCTCGAGGGCGCCTGGTACGCCATCGCCTGCACCGACGAGCCGGAGACCAACGCCGCGATCGTCGCCGAGGCCACCGGCCGCCGCGTCTTCTGCGTGCGCGCCGACAACGCCCGGCTCGGCACCGCGGTCACCCCGGCCACCGCCCGCTACGACGGCATGACCCTCGGCGTGCTGGCGGGCGGGCAGCACCGACGCTCGGCCGCCGTGCGGACGGCCCTGCTGGAGGCGTTGCAGTCGGGGGTGGTGTCCGACGAGGCCGCGCCACCCGCGCCCGGTGTCGCGCTGATCGGCGGCGGCCCGGGCGACCCGGACCTGATCACGGTGCGCGGGCGGCGGCTGCTGGCGCAGGCGAATCTCGTTGTGGCAGACCGGCTCGCGCCCCCGGAACTGCTCGCCGAACTCGGACCCGACGTCGAGGTGGTCGACGCCGCGAAGATCCCGTACGGGCGCGCGATGGCGCAGGAGGCCATCAACACCACCCTCGTAGCGGGCGCGAAGTCCGGCAAGTTCGTGGTGCGGCTCAAGGGCGGCGACCCGTACGTGTTCGGCCGCGGCTACGAGGAACTGGAAGCCTGCGTGGCGGCCGGGGTGCCGGTCACCGTGGTCCCCGGTGTCACGAGCGCGATCTCCGTGCCCGCGCTGGCCGGGATCCCGGTCACCCATCGCGGCGTCACCCATGAGTTCGTGGTGGTCAGCGGGCACATCGCGCCGGATCATCCGGATTCGCTGGTGGATTGGCCCGCGCTGGCGCGACTGCGCGGAACTCTCGTGCTGCTGATGGCGGTGGAGCGCATCGAGCAGTTCGCCGACGCGCTGCTGGCGGGCGGCCGTCCCGCCGACACCCCGGTCACCGTC from Nocardia wallacei carries:
- the cobA gene encoding uroporphyrinogen-III C-methyltransferase; its protein translation is MPNTPADPHAGDPNYLVGLDLAGRRVVVVGGGTVAQRRLGLLIASGADVHVISRAVTPAVEGMAASGQLTLQLRDYADGDLEGAWYAIACTDEPETNAAIVAEATGRRVFCVRADNARLGTAVTPATARYDGMTLGVLAGGQHRRSAAVRTALLEALQSGVVSDEAAPPAPGVALIGGGPGDPDLITVRGRRLLAQANLVVADRLAPPELLAELGPDVEVVDAAKIPYGRAMAQEAINTTLVAGAKSGKFVVRLKGGDPYVFGRGYEELEACVAAGVPVTVVPGVTSAISVPALAGIPVTHRGVTHEFVVVSGHIAPDHPDSLVDWPALARLRGTLVLLMAVERIEQFADALLAGGRPADTPVTVVQEGSLRTQRVLRADLASAAERVRAEGIRPPAIIVIGPTAGFTAAVPDEAAASS